In Nitrospirota bacterium, the DNA window CAAGCGGCATAAGGATCGGCACCCCGATTGTCACAAGCAGAAAGATGAAAGAGCCGGAGATGGTCGTTATTGCCGATCTTATTTCAAAGGTGCTGGAGGCCCCTCAGGACAGTACCGTTATCAGTCATACAAGGGACAAGGTCAAAGCATTGTGCAGGAAATTTCCCGTTTATGAGGATATGGAAGAATAATTTTCGGAACCCCTCAAAGGTTTAATAAATGAAGTGCCCCTTTTGCGGACATATAGAAGATAAGGTTATTGACTCAAGGCAGAGTAAAGACGGCGACAGCATAAGGCGCAGACGAGAATGCCTGAAATGCGAAGGGCGCTTTACAAGCTACGAAAAGATTGAGAACATCCTTCCCCATGTTATAAAAAAAGACAACAGGAGAGAGTTGTTTGACAGGCAAAAGATACTTCAGGGACTTGAAAGGGCCTGTGAAAAAAGGCCTGTCAGCGTGGAAGACCGCGAGACATTAGCGGCAAACATAGAGAAAAATCTCCTTGCATCTGGAGAAAAAGAGATACCGACCACTCTCATAGGAGAACAGATAATGAACGGTCTTAAAGAAATTGACGAAGTGGCATATGTCAGATTTGCCTCGGTGTACAGGCAGTTCAAGGACATAAAAGAATTTATGCAGGAAATTAAAGACATTGTCTATAACAGAAAAAAGATTTAAGAGCGTCCGCCTTTTTCAATAAATCTCCCCGGAAAATTTGTATTTAATATTTTGTCTGGTTTGTCCGAATACTATCATAAAGAAGCTTTCCGTTACCTTGACAATCACCAAGGGAAAAGCTATATTAATTTCAGGAGTCCAAAATGTTCGAAAAGTTTACAGAGAGAGGCAGAAAAGTAATAATCTACGCCCGCGAAGAAGCCGAAAAACGGCAAAATGACTACCTCGGAACAGAACACCTCCTCCTTGGTCTTCTTAGAGAAGAAGAAAGCCTTCCAATGGTCATCATCAAAAAGATGGGACTTTCCGCAGAAGAGTTGCGCATGGAAGTTGAAAGGAACCTGCCTACGGGTTCAAACATTCTTACCTTCGGCGACATTCCGTTTACTCCACGGGCCAAAAAGGTGCTTGAACTCGCAGTTGAAGAGGCCAGACTGCTGGGGCACAGCTATATCGGAAGCGAACACCTCCTTATAGGATTAATCAGGGAGGAGTCGGGCATTGCCGGTAAAATTCTCAGAAGTCTCGGCGCCAATCTCCTTGCGGTCAGACAACTTGCAATAAATCTTTCTACACGTAAAACGCAATCCTCCGCAAAGGACAGAAAAACACATACGCCTGCCCTGGATGAATTCGGAAGGGACATAACACAACTTGCAAAAGAAGGAAAGCTCGATCCCGTCATTGGCAGAGAGAATGAGATAGAAAGGGTATTGCAGATCTTAGGCAGAAGGGTGAAAAACAATCCGGTCATTATCGGGGAATCTGGCGTCGGCAAAACAGCTATTGTTGAGGGACTTGCGCAGAGGATCGTTGCGGAAGATATACCTGAAAATCTGATTGACAAGAGAATCGTCAGTCTGGATCTTGGCGCATTAATCGCCGGCACGAAATACAGAGGACAGTTTGAAGAAAGACTCAAACTTGTGATGAAAGAGATCTCACAGTGCGACAACGTAATACTTTTTATAGATGAACTCCATACCCTTATTGGCGCAGGCGCAGCTGAAGGCTCAGTTGATGCTTCAAATATGCTTAAGCCTGCTTTATCAAGAGGCGAAATTCAATGTATCGGCGCAACAACACCTGACGAATACAGAAAATATATTGAGAAAGACGGCGCCTTTGAAAGACGTTTCCAGCCGATATATCTGCAGCCCCCATCGATAGAAGAGAGCGTCAGCATACTCAACGGGCTGAAAAACAGATATGAACTGCATCACAAGGTAAAAATTGCGCCTGAGGCTGTCAAGGCATGCGTTAACCTTTCGGACAGATACATAGCGGAAAGGTTCCTCCCTGACAAGGCGATCGACGTAATGGATGAAACCGGGGCGAGGATAAAACTTAAACGTTTTACAATGCCTCCCGAACTCCGCGAACTTGAGAAAGAACTGAAGCGGCTTAATAAAGAAAAGAACCTTTATGTAAAGCTCCATGATTTTGAAAAAGGCGCCTCTGTAAAAAGCGAAGAGGACAGGATTAAAAAACTGTACGACAACCTCTATAAAAACTGGCGCGACAATCAGCAGAAAGATACTCCGACCCTTACTGAGGATGACATCTCATTTACCGTATCAAAGATTACGGGCATCCCTCTTGCCAAGCTTGAGGAAAAGGAATCAGAGAAGCTCCTTCGTATGGAAGATGATTTGCATAAGAGGATTGTTGCGCAGGATGAAGCAGTAAAGGCCATTGCAAAGGCGATCAGGAGGTCGCGCGCGGGATTGAAGGCGAGGAAGAGACCGATCGGTTCATTTTTCTTCCTCGGCCCGACAGGCGTTGGAAAGACAGAGCTTGCAAAAGCGTTGACGGAATTTCTTTTTAACGACGAGAACGCCCTTGTCAAAATAGACATGTCGGAATACATGGAGAGATTCAACGTATCACGGTTAACAGGAGCGCCTCCCGGATATGTCGGTTATGAAGAGGGCGGACAATTAACAGAAACCGTCCGCAGGAGACCGTATTCAGTCGTTCTTTTTGATGAAATAGAAAAGGCGCATCCCGATGTCTTTAACATTTTACTTCAAGTGCTTGATGAAGGCGTTCTTACCGATAACCTGGGCAGGAAGATTGATTTTAAAAACACTGTAATTATAATGACGTCCAACGTCGGCACCAAATTCATCCAGAACGCAACACCACTCGGTTTTCAGCAGACAACTTCCAAGAATATGTATAAGAAAATTAAGGACGCGGTACTCGATGAACTGAAAAACAGATTTAATCCTGAATTCCTGAACAGGATTGACGATATAGTCGTCTTCCATCCGCTTGAGAAGAAGAACCTGGAGAACATTATAAAATTGCTTATAACCGAGCTTAACAAGCAGCTTATAGACCAGGATATAGCAATTGAACTTAGCCCCGAAGTTTTAGACTGGTTGATTGATAAAAACTACCAGCCTTCTTACGGGGCGAGGCCGATGAGAAGGGCCATCCAGAGATATATAGAAGATCCTCTGTCCGAAGAAATCCTCAAGGGCAGATTCAAAGATGTAAAAAAGGTCAAGGTCGTTCTTGAGAACGATGCCGTCACGTTTGTTGAAAGCGACGTAGAGGCATTGGTTTCCTCTCATAATTAATCAGTCCGGTTAAATTCACCTTCTGTTCATCTTGTTTATTCCGTCCAGCTTGAGTATTATATACACTTACATTTTTATACTTTAATTTTTGAAACTAATAGTTATAAATCTCTATGCTACCGGAATCAATGACAGGTTATGGAAGAGGGGTCGTCGGAGCTATCAAAGCTGAGGCCCGTTCGTTCAATCACAAAAATCTTGATATCCAGATCAAGCTGCCATCGTTTTTTTATCAGTATGAAAATGATATGCGGAAGATGGTCAAGGAAATGTTTAACCGGGGGCATATTGAAATATACATTACAAAAACAGAAATTGATACGGTCCAGATAAAGATAAACAAGTCTCTTGCCAAAGGATATTACAACGCGCTTATGTCTTTAAAAGACGAGCTGTCAATAGCGGGAGACATAAATATTAATGTCCTTGCGTCATACAGGGACATCTTTTGCATGGAAGAGGAAGATGCCGGGACCAATGAGCTTAATGAAGCAGTGAAGCTCGCTTTAGAGGAGCTTAAAAAAATGCGTATTGAGGAAGGCAAAAACCTTCTTGAGGATGTTGCTGATAGGGCGCAGCTTTTAAAAAAATATACAAGTCAGATCGAAGACATTAGGAATAAAACTATAGCCGATACAAAGCAAAAACTGCATGACAGGCTGAAGGAATTCCTGGCAGACACGGCAATTGACGAGTCGCGGCTGGTGCAGGAAGCCGCTATACTTATTGAGAGGGCAGATATCACGGAAGAGATCGTAAGGATAAAGAGCCATCTGAGCCATATGGAAGATATGTTGAAGTCCGGCGGTGATACCGTGGGGAAGAAACTGGACTTCCTTGTCCAGGAATTGAGGAGAGAAGTCAATACAATAAGCTCAAAGACAAACGATGTTGAAGTTACGAATAATACTATTGAAATGAAGCACGAGATTGAAAAGATAAAGGAACAGATACAGAACTTGCAGTAGATTGTGAATCCTTAAACAGCGTAGAAGTGGTCATTCCCGCAGAAACAGGAATCCTTAATAAAAACCGACCCGGCTTCCTCATCAAGCGGAATGACAGATCAAAGGAGATAAGAGCAATGAAAAAAGGATTACCGCTTATAAGCATCGGCTTGGGCAATGTTGTATCGGCGTCACGGGTGATAGCAATTGTGGACCCGGCTTCTTCTCCGATGAAGAGGCTGCGTGAAGAGGCAAGCACAAGGGGAAAACTTGTCGATGCAACACAGGGAAGGAAGACACGGTCTATAATTGTTACCGACAGCGATCATGTGATCCTGTCAGCCCTTCAGGTAGAAACTATTACGCAGAGATTTACAGAAGAATAAAGTGGCAAGCGATAAAATGGCAGGCAGAAAGCAGAGGCAAGGGACTTTATTTGTCATATCAGCTCCTTCGGGCGCGGGTAAATCAACCCTCTGTCATCAATTGCTCCACAAGGTTCGCGGGCTTAAGCTCTCTGTCTCCTATACCACTCGCCCTCCGAGAAAGGGAGAGAGAAACGACGTGGATTACACATTTATCAGTCAGAAAAAATTCAAGAACATGATTAACAGCGGTGAGTTTGCCGAGTGGGCAATGGTTCATGGGAATCTTTACGGGACTTCATTGAAGAGGCTGAAAAAATTGACTAAAGAAGGCTATGATATAATACTTGATATAGACGTTCAGGGAGCAATGCAGATAAAAAAGAAGTATGACAATGCCGTGTACATTTTTATTTTCCCCCCTTCGATGCGGATATTGAAGCAGAGGCTCTTAAATCGCGGAACGGATTCTAAAGATATTATTGACAGGCGTCTTGAAAAGGCAAGGGCGGAGATCACGGGATATAAAAACTACGATTATGTTATTATTAACGACAAACTTGAGAAGGCTTATAAAGAGCTTGAGGGCATCATTGTATCAAACAGACTGAAAACTGAAAACATCAGTGATAAGTGGATAAAAAGTTTAATTAAATAGACGGAGGTAACATGGATATAATTTCACTGCCTGTGGAATATGACAAGAAAAAGATTGACGGTAACTACAGACTGGTAATCGCCGCTGTAAAAAGGGCCAAGGATTTATCACAGGGGGCCTTGCCGAAAAAAGCGTCAAAGGTAAAGAAGATAACAAGCCTGGCTTTGGAAGAGGTCACATCAGGCCTTGTAGACATAGTTATCGGTGAAGCCGCGATCAAGGCAAACGAAGAAAAAAAGAAGCTTGTTCATAAACGCATGATCGATGAGGCCCAGCAGAAAGAGACCATGCCCGAAGACTTGACGGAGCTTGAAAAAGACCTCAAGGTTTACTTGAGCGAAAAAGGCGAAACAGAACAGAAGAGAAGTATTGAGGACATCTTCGGAGAGTAGATCAGCCTTAAAGTGTTATTCAGATCGTAAGGGCGAGGCGTTGACTCGCCCTTATGTTTTTAAGAATACCACTGAGGCACTGAGACACAGAGAAAAATAGTAATAAAAACATAAAGATAATATTTTTGCATTTCTCCGTGTCTCTGCGTCTCCGTGGTTAGTTATATGTTTGAGACGAATGGAACCAAATTAAAGAAGCTTGAATGCTATGAAGGCGTTTTCAACGAGGCATTACAGTGTCTGATAAAAAAAACATCATCCTTTGTATTACCGGCAGCATAGCGGCTTACAAAGCTGTTGATATTGCCCGGCGGCTGATGGAAGAGGGCGCGGTAGTAAGAGTGGTGATGACCGCCTCCGCCTGCAAATTCATAACCCCGCTGACCTTTGAATCAATAACCGGCAAACCGGTCCTCATCGATTTGTTCAGCGACCCGTTCAGCCACATCAATCTTTCAATAGAGGCCCGGCTTCTCCTCATTGCCCCCGCAACCGCGAACACCATAAATAAACTCTCCTGCGGGATCGCGGACGACCTTCTCGGAAATTTATGGCTCACCTATGAAGGCCCGGTAATAATTGCCCCGGCGATGAATCACAGGATGTATTGTCATCCGTCAGTGCAGAGAAGTATCAGGGAACTTAAAAGATCAGGAGTAAATTTTGTCGGCCCTGTCTCCGGCAGCCTTGCCTGCGGTGAAGAAGGCGAGGGCAGGATGGTTGCTGTTTCAACAATAGTTGAGGCTGCCATAACGGCGTTGGCCCCAAAAGATCTAAGCAAACAAAACATCCTTGTTACCGCTGGGCCGACCATAGAACCAATAGACCCAGTGAGATATATCTCAAACCGTTCTTCGGGCAAAATGGGTTTCGCTATCGCAAAGGCTGCGGCAAGGCGCGGGGCAAAAGTAACATTGATAAGCGGGCCTTCATCGCAGATGCCGCCCGCAAACATTTCATTTGTGCCTGTTGAAAGTGCTTCGGAAATGGAGGCCGCTGTTTTGAAACATCTCCCGAAAGCAACATCGGTCATCATGGCTGCGGCAGTGGCGGATTTCGCCCCTTCAACGGTGAATAAATCAAAATTCAAAAAGACTGAAATCTCCGCTATAAATCTGAAAAAGACTCCCGACATTCTCAAAAAAGTGGGGGAGAAAAAAGGCAAACGAATCGTGATCGGGTTCGCTGCTGAGACCGGAAAGAACATCGAGAACGCAAAAAATAAATTAAAGAGCAAAAATCTCGATCTCATCGTGCTAAATGATATTTCACAAAAAGGCGCCGGCTTTGACGTTGATACAAACATCGTTACGATAATCGACAAAAAAGGTATTCTCACCGATTATCCACAGATGAAAAAGATCGA includes these proteins:
- the nrdR gene encoding transcriptional repressor NrdR — translated: MKCPFCGHIEDKVIDSRQSKDGDSIRRRRECLKCEGRFTSYEKIENILPHVIKKDNRRELFDRQKILQGLERACEKRPVSVEDRETLAANIEKNLLASGEKEIPTTLIGEQIMNGLKEIDEVAYVRFASVYRQFKDIKEFMQEIKDIVYNRKKI
- a CDS encoding ATP-dependent Clp protease ATP-binding subunit — encoded protein: MFEKFTERGRKVIIYAREEAEKRQNDYLGTEHLLLGLLREEESLPMVIIKKMGLSAEELRMEVERNLPTGSNILTFGDIPFTPRAKKVLELAVEEARLLGHSYIGSEHLLIGLIREESGIAGKILRSLGANLLAVRQLAINLSTRKTQSSAKDRKTHTPALDEFGRDITQLAKEGKLDPVIGRENEIERVLQILGRRVKNNPVIIGESGVGKTAIVEGLAQRIVAEDIPENLIDKRIVSLDLGALIAGTKYRGQFEERLKLVMKEISQCDNVILFIDELHTLIGAGAAEGSVDASNMLKPALSRGEIQCIGATTPDEYRKYIEKDGAFERRFQPIYLQPPSIEESVSILNGLKNRYELHHKVKIAPEAVKACVNLSDRYIAERFLPDKAIDVMDETGARIKLKRFTMPPELRELEKELKRLNKEKNLYVKLHDFEKGASVKSEEDRIKKLYDNLYKNWRDNQQKDTPTLTEDDISFTVSKITGIPLAKLEEKESEKLLRMEDDLHKRIVAQDEAVKAIAKAIRRSRAGLKARKRPIGSFFFLGPTGVGKTELAKALTEFLFNDENALVKIDMSEYMERFNVSRLTGAPPGYVGYEEGGQLTETVRRRPYSVVLFDEIEKAHPDVFNILLQVLDEGVLTDNLGRKIDFKNTVIIMTSNVGTKFIQNATPLGFQQTTSKNMYKKIKDAVLDELKNRFNPEFLNRIDDIVVFHPLEKKNLENIIKLLITELNKQLIDQDIAIELSPEVLDWLIDKNYQPSYGARPMRRAIQRYIEDPLSEEILKGRFKDVKKVKVVLENDAVTFVESDVEALVSSHN
- a CDS encoding YicC family protein, whose product is MTGYGRGVVGAIKAEARSFNHKNLDIQIKLPSFFYQYENDMRKMVKEMFNRGHIEIYITKTEIDTVQIKINKSLAKGYYNALMSLKDELSIAGDININVLASYRDIFCMEEEDAGTNELNEAVKLALEELKKMRIEEGKNLLEDVADRAQLLKKYTSQIEDIRNKTIADTKQKLHDRLKEFLADTAIDESRLVQEAAILIERADITEEIVRIKSHLSHMEDMLKSGGDTVGKKLDFLVQELRREVNTISSKTNDVEVTNNTIEMKHEIEKIKEQIQNLQ
- a CDS encoding DUF370 domain-containing protein translates to MKKGLPLISIGLGNVVSASRVIAIVDPASSPMKRLREEASTRGKLVDATQGRKTRSIIVTDSDHVILSALQVETITQRFTEE
- the gmk gene encoding guanylate kinase; translation: MAGRKQRQGTLFVISAPSGAGKSTLCHQLLHKVRGLKLSVSYTTRPPRKGERNDVDYTFISQKKFKNMINSGEFAEWAMVHGNLYGTSLKRLKKLTKEGYDIILDIDVQGAMQIKKKYDNAVYIFIFPPSMRILKQRLLNRGTDSKDIIDRRLEKARAEITGYKNYDYVIINDKLEKAYKELEGIIVSNRLKTENISDKWIKSLIK
- the rpoZ gene encoding DNA-directed RNA polymerase subunit omega; protein product: MDIISLPVEYDKKKIDGNYRLVIAAVKRAKDLSQGALPKKASKVKKITSLALEEVTSGLVDIVIGEAAIKANEEKKKLVHKRMIDEAQQKETMPEDLTELEKDLKVYLSEKGETEQKRSIEDIFGE
- the coaBC gene encoding bifunctional phosphopantothenoylcysteine decarboxylase/phosphopantothenate--cysteine ligase CoaBC → MSDKKNIILCITGSIAAYKAVDIARRLMEEGAVVRVVMTASACKFITPLTFESITGKPVLIDLFSDPFSHINLSIEARLLLIAPATANTINKLSCGIADDLLGNLWLTYEGPVIIAPAMNHRMYCHPSVQRSIRELKRSGVNFVGPVSGSLACGEEGEGRMVAVSTIVEAAITALAPKDLSKQNILVTAGPTIEPIDPVRYISNRSSGKMGFAIAKAAARRGAKVTLISGPSSQMPPANISFVPVESASEMEAAVLKHLPKATSVIMAAAVADFAPSTVNKSKFKKTEISAINLKKTPDILKKVGEKKGKRIVIGFAAETGKNIENAKNKLKSKNLDLIVLNDISQKGAGFDVDTNIVTIIDKKGILTDYPQMKKIEVANIVLDRMLEVKTNNEP